ATTTCGCTGGAATGAAATTGGTCGCGAGCTGGCCGCACGCTACAACACCCCGCCAGCGTCCGACAAGGATGGTAAATACCCACTTCCTGATCCGGCCAACCCGCTGGCAGACCCGAAGTTTCCATTTGCGAACCCTCCTTATACAGCGCGCGCGCTGGCATACCTGAGTGTGGCACAGTACGACGCGCTGGTCAGTGCCTGGAATTATAAATTTAAATACAGGCGACCGGCCCCTTCCAAAACAGACGGAGGGATCAAAACATTGCTGCCTGTTACAGACCTGCCTTCGTACCCCTCCGAAGATGCCGTGGTAGCCGAAGCTTCTTTTCAGATTTTAAAGGCAATGTTTCCCGGTGAAGTACCTTACCTTGAGCAAAAGCTGAAAGAACACAAGGAAAGCCGCATGTGGGCAGGAATGAACGTAGCAAGTGATATCGAGGCAGGAAGTGCGTTAGGAAAAGCGGTTGGTGAAAAGATCATGGCCAGAGCGAAAACTGATGGAATGGGTGCGGCCAATAACCAGGCCAAGACGGCGGAGATGATCGCGAATGCCAAGTTGATCGGCATCTCAGAGCCCTGGGTCAGCCAGGAGTTCCCGCCACGCGCTCCTATGCTGCCAACTTACGGTTTTGTAAAGCCCTGGAACTTCGACGCCGCAACGGTCCCTACCTTGCGCCCGACACCCCCTCCTGCAATTGGCAGCGCCGGGTTTAAAAAGGATATGGACGAGCTTACCAGCATTGCCAAAAATCAGACACGGGAACAAGCCCGGATTGCCAGTTTTTGGTCCGACGGCGTAGGAAGCTACACGCCTCCGGGGCACTGGCACCGCCGCGCCGCCAATCTTTGCCACGAAAAAAAATTCAGTGAAGTAAGGACAGCCAGAACACTTGCGTTGCTCGGGACAACTTTACAGGATGCCGGTATTGCCTGCTGGGACGCTAAATATTACTACTACTACCCCCGGCCCAACCAGATGGACAGAAAAGTAAAAACCTCAGTGGGATTACCAAACTTTCCATCCTATACCTCGGGGCATTCCACCTTCTCGGGAGCTGCGGCAGAGCTGCTGGCGCATATTTTCCCAGCCGAAAAGCAAAAGCTGGACGCAATGGCCAATGAAGCCTCGGTATCGCGCATTTATGGATTGATCCACTACCGGTTCGACTGCGAGGCCGGACTATCCTCAGGCCATAAAGTAGGTGAATTCGCTGTTGCAAGAGCGAAAACAGACGGCGCAGAATAAACTATCTTGAAAACACAAAAAATAGCAGTGCCACCCTGGTACTGCTATTTTTATGCCTTTGCATTGGTCAATATCCGGCTGTTTTGACCAATATTTCAAAAACACCGCTATTTTTACCCGGAGACGAAACCTGACTTTCAAACAAATGATCAAAAACGACGCTGTCGTACTGGGAATTCTAATGTTAATACTGGGCGGAATATTCTATACTGCCTCTCTCGATACTAAATCCTGGAAACGTTTTTACAGCATCATTCCGCCGCTGCTCCTTTGCTATTTTATTCCGGGGCTGCTTAACTCTTTTGGCGTTATCGACGGTGCCGGATCTCAATTATACCCGGTCGTTTCCAAATATTTCCTGCCGGCTTGCCTGGTGTTTTTCACCATCGGAATGGACTGGAAATCACTTGCAAAACTGGGCCCGAAAGCGTTGATAGCCATGCTGACCGGTACCATGGGCATTATGATAGGCGGGCCGCTGGCGCTTTGGATCGTAGGAAGCATCAGCCCGCAGACTGTTGCCGGCGAAGGCCCCGACGCGGTTTGGCGCGGACTCGCTACCGTCGCAGGAAGCTGGATCGGCGGCGGCGCAAATCAGACTGCACTCCGGGAAGTCTTCAAGCCCAGTGATGTGTTGTTTTCTCAAATGGTCGCCCTCGATGTTCTGGTCGCCGAACTATGGATGGCCGCATTGATTTACGGAGCCGGAGTTGCTAGCCGTGTGGATAAACTACTGGGTGCGAACAGTGCGCTGGTTGAAGACGTTAAGCTGCACATGGACAGTGAGACCCGGCTGAATGAGCGCAATCCTCAAATGAAAGATTATATGTTTATGGCTGCTGTCGGCTTCGGCGCGACCGGCCTGTCACACGGTTTGGCGGAATTGATAACTCCATTTTTGAAGGCGAACTATCCGCAACTCGAAAAGTATAGTTTGACTTCCAACTTTTTCTGGGTGATCAGCATTGCAACGCTGATCGGCATTGCCCTATCGGTCACTCCCGCGCGAAAGCTGGAATATTCGGGCGCCTCCAAGCTGGGCAGCGTCTTTCTGTATGTTCTGATCGCAACGATAGGGATGCAGATGGACCTGGGCGCTGTTGCAGGGAATCTGGGTTTATTTGCCATTGGACTGATCTGGATCTCCATTCACGCCGTCATATTGATAGCGGTTTGCAAATGGCTTAAGATCCCCTTTTTCTTTCTGGCGGTAGGGAGCCAGGCGAATGTTGGCGGCTCGGCTTCGGCTTCGGTGGTTGCCGCCTCTTTCCATCCTTCATTGGCCCCGGTAGGCGTTCTGCTGGCGATTCTGGGCTATGCGATCGGGACTTACGGCGGATATCTGACCGCGCTGGCCATGCAGTTTGTTAGTAAGTCATTGTAATTCTTAGCATACTTACAAAGTCTGCAGAACCAATCCGTCGTAAGCAAGCCGCACATTTCGGGGGAGTTCCTGCTCGATATCCGCATGTAACCCGAGCTTGTGGCTGATATGGGTAAGATATGCTTTCGGGATTTTCAATTTTTCAATCAGTTCAAGCGCCTGCGAAAGCGTGAAATGAGAAAGGTGCGGCTCTTTTTGTAAAGTATCGAGCACCAGAACTTCCGACCCTATGATTTTCTCCTGCTCTTTTTCAGAAATGAAATTGGCGTCGGTAATATAGGTGAAGCCGCCTATCCTGTAACCGTAAACTGGCAATTTGTGATGCATGACTTCAATGGGCGTCACATTCACTCCAGCTATATCAAACGGCTTGTTTTCAATGGGATGCATTTCAAAATGCGGAACGCCGGGGTAGCGTGTTTCAGAAAAGGCATAGGAGAATTCGCTACGGATCTGATTGAGTACTTCGGGCCGGCCGTATAGCGGCATATCCTTTTGCTGGCGATGATTGAAGGCCCGGATATCGTCCAAACCAGCGGTGTGGTCCTTATGCTGATGGGTAAAAATGGCAGCGTCGAGATGTTTCACATCGGCCCTCAACATTTGCTGACGAAAGTCAGGGCCTGTGTCGATCACGAAAGTCCGGCCTTTTGTTTCGATCAGTACGGAGGCTCGTAAACGGTTGTTATGCTGGTCACCAGAATGGCAAACGGCACATTCACAGGCGATAACTGGTATTCCCTGTGATGTGCCGGTCCCTAAAAATGTGATCCTCATTCGGTATTATTCTGTCAGATGCGCCACCACTTCAACCAGGCGGTCAAAATTCAAAGGTTTCATCAGCGCGTCATCAAATCCAGCCTCTTTGAAATCTTCTTCTGAATAATTTTTTGCATTTCCCGTGATAGCAACGATCGGCGTTTTGGCCTTTTTCTCGTTAGGCAATTTGCGGATACTTCTTGCACATTCCATTCCATCCATCACGGGCATATTGATATCAAGCAAAATGATATCAAAATCCTCTTTCTCAAGAAGCTGCAATACTTGTTCGCCATTTTTCACCGAAGTGATTTCATAGTGTTGGAATTCCAGTATTTTCCTTGCCAGATTTTGAATTACTGAACTGTCTTCGGCAATGAGGACTCGCTTTGTGTATGACATATGATGGGTCAGGTATTGGTTTTAATTATTTGCCAGGTCAATTTAGGTATATTTCAATCAACAACACAAACCAGTTTTGCGTGAAATTTCAAAATTGTCACAAAAAAGTAAATAAAGCCGGGATACTTTTTTCCGTGCTGGCATAAGGTGTAAGTTTGCAAACCGTTTACCATTACCGTTTTAGTTATGTTTAAAAATAAAGTGATCCGGTACAGCACGATCGCGATGGTTATCGCAATCCTGGCCTACTTTATGATCGAAAATTTTTCCTCGGCCAATGATCCCCTTGCCGCAGTAGATCCCCAGCAATACAAAACCAAACTGCTTGAAGAAAGAGCAGCCAAAGATGAGCAGTTCCGGACTGCGGAAGATTCGCCGATCGCCAACAAGGAAAGCTTCCATGGACTGCATTACTTCGATCCGAACATGACATTTCGCGTCATTGCGACAATATCTCCTTATATGAACGACGATAAGGAAATGATCGTGAAATACACCGATGGTACCGAAGAAAAATATGAGAAGTACGGTTATGCCAATTTCAAGATTATGGGCGAAGACCAGAAACTATTATTGCTTAAAAATGAAGGCGTTATCTCTGTTCTGTTCCGGGATGCCACCAGCGGAAAGCAAACTTACGGAGGCGGCCGCTACATTGATTACCCTGCTGCCGACATCAAAAACAATATGCTGGTCCTGGATTTTAACAAAGCGTATAATCCTTATTGTGTATATCAGGAATCGTACGCATGCCCGGTTCCGCCAGCTGAAAATAAGCTGACCGTGCCCATTGAAGCCGGCGAATTGATCGAGAGTGCGGTTCACGAATAACGCGTTTGGCCCACAGAAAAAGTCATTTGTAATGCATTTGACAAAGTCGCGTTCCAACTAAATCATTATTTTTGCATAAAAGCGGTTTTACGACAAAGCCGCTTTTATTATCATTACAGTAATCGCATGAAGATCTCTTATAAGTGGCTTAAAGACCTCATTGAAATTAACGAAACACCCGAAGAAATCGGGAAACTGCTGACAGCCACCGGACTGGAAGTGGAAGCAATAGAAGAGATAGAATCTGTAAAAGGCGGCTTGCAGGGCGTAGTAATTGGGCAGGTTTTAACTTGTGAAAAACATCCGGAAGCCGACAGACTGAGCATGACAACCGTTGACGTAGGCGGAGAAAATCCCCTTTCAATCGTATGCGGCGCGGCTAATGTCGCCGCAGGCCAGAAAGTGGTCGTAGCGACCGTCGGCGCCGTACTTTACCCAACCGGCAGCGAGCAGCCTTTGGTATTGAAAAAATCAAAGATCCGCGGCGCTTTGTCGGAAGGCATGATCTGCGCAGAAGATGAACTTGGGATCGGTACTTCTCATGATGGTATCCTGGTTTTGAATACCGACGCGCCAAACGGAACACCGGCCAGCGAATATTTTGGTATTTCTTCCGACTATCTGATTGAAATAGGATTAACGCCTAACAGAGCCGATGCAGCTTCGCATTTTGGTGTCGCACGGGATCTGAAAGCCGTTTTAAACCGACCTATTACGCTTCCTTCCGTTGCCGATTTTACGGCAACCAATCAAGAACTTGTGATTCCGGTGGAAGTACGCAATCAGGAAGCTGCTCCACGGTTTACAGGATTGACAATTTCAGGTATTACGGTAGGAGAATCACCGGAGTGGCTGAAAACGCGCTTACAAACGATCGGTATCCGCTCGATCAACAATATTGTAGATATTACCAACTACGTATGTCACGAGCTGGGCCAGCCAATGCACGCTTACGATGCTGCAAAAGTAAAAGGCGGCAAAGTTATTGTAACTACCCTGGCAGAAGGTACCCCCTTCGTTACCCTCGACGGTGTTGAAAGAAAACTATCGTCGACCGACCTGATGGTTTGTAATGCAGGTGACGGCGTTACACCGGAGCCGATGTGCATTGCCGGTGTTTTCGGAGGGCTTACTTCCGGAGTTTCGGCCGAAACCACCTCTATTTTCCTGGAAGCCGCCTATTTCTCACCTGCCTGGGTGCGCAAAACTGCCCAGCGGTTTAGTCTGAAGACGGATTCATCTTTCCGTTTTGAGCGAGGTACTGATCCTAATATGCCCCTTTTTGCACTGAAACGTGCTGCATTATTGATCCAGCAGGTTGCCGGCGGGCAGGTTACATCTGATATTGTTGATATTTATCCCGGGCCGATTCAGGATTTCAGGGTTGAAATGAAATACCGTAATATCAACAGGCTGATCGGGAAAACACTGGAAACGGAGCAGATCAAAACCATTTTGAGTGATCTGGATATTCGGGTTGAAAATGAGACTGAGGCTACTTTTACGGCGATTGTACCACCATACCGGGTTGATGTGCAAAGAGAGGCGGACGTGATCGAAGAGATCCTGCGTATTTACGGGTTTGGCCAGGTTGAATTGTCCGAGTCGATGAGCTCTGATTTTCTGTCTGACTTTCCAGTCAACGATCCGGAAAAGCTAAGATTGCGCGCGGCTGAGCTTCTTGTGGGCAATGGATTCAATGAAATGATCAACAACTCGCTGACGAAAGAAGAGTACCAGCAGACGCTGGGAGAAAGCCTTTTCGGCGGGCCGGTGAAAATCCTGAACTATCTGAGCGAAGATCTGTCGGTAATGCGCCAGACGCTTCTATTTTCAGGATTGGAGGTAATAGCCCACAATGTAAACCGCAGGCAGCGTGATCTGAAACTGTTTGAATTTGGTAAAACCTATCATCAGACAGGAGAAAAATATGTAGAGAAGGAAAGGCTTTCCGTTTTCCTGACAGGTAATATCCGCCAGGAAAACTGGATCGAAAAATCCCGCGAAGTTACTTTTCACGATCTGGCTGCATTTGTCAATCAGGTGCTGACATCCTTAAAAATTAAAGAAGTCGAAAAGCAGGAAGCTAATCAAACGATCTTCAAAAGCGGACTAACGCTTTTGGCTAACAAAAAACCGGTGGTTACCCTTGGTCTGCTCCATGCGGCGATCACTAAAAAGCTGGATATCAAGGCGCCGGTCTATTTCGCTGATTTTGACTGGGAATATCTTTTGAAGCAATACAACTCCGCGGTGGAATACAAGGAAGTACCCAAGTTCCCCGAAGTGCGCCGCGATCTTTCCGTGGTGGTTAGCAAGAAAATCACTTTTGAAGAACTCAAGCAAATCGCCTATCGCACTGAGCGCCAGCTTTTACGGTCGGTCAATGTGTTTGATGTCTACGAGGGAGCAAACCTGGAAGGAAAAAAATCCTATTCGATCAGCTTTATTTTGCAGGATGAACAGCAGACCCTGACCGACAAAGTGATCGATAAATCGATGCAAAGGCTGATCGGTGCGTATGAAAGAGAATTTGAGGCTGTCATCAGGAAATAAGCAGAGTTACTTTTGTTTTTGATCAAATTCATCAGGCTGACAAATGGAAAGGAGCATTGAGCGCATTATTGAACACAAACTTTCTGACCTGGAAAGAAAACTTGAGTTCCTGATCAATACAAAAGAGAAATTAAGTTGGACCATTTCTGAATTGCAGCGGGAAAATGCAGAGCTGAAACTGGCCAATATTAAGCTAAAAGAGGAGTCGAGGGAATTGAAGAAAAAAAGCGGGAGTTTGGAAAAAGACTTTAATAAGTCCAAAACTTTCGCTAAAATTGTCACTAGTAAACTGACACCAACAAGCGGAATTGCCGAGCTGAAAGACTCAGTTGAAAGATATATCCAGGAGATTGATAAGTGCATCGAATTGCTTGAAGATACCTTATGAAAAAAAATAGCATAC
This Dyadobacter sp. UC 10 DNA region includes the following protein-coding sequences:
- a CDS encoding phosphatase PAP2 family protein, which gives rise to MKQIQIASLRSGSAGMLVIISLALFSCNKNVDEPTAGINEPSSLEENAGNWKPYVLASSGEIAVAEPTAVNSEYYKTELKKLRDIADAVTPHQKEQVNFWGAGAVFRWNEIGRELAARYNTPPASDKDGKYPLPDPANPLADPKFPFANPPYTARALAYLSVAQYDALVSAWNYKFKYRRPAPSKTDGGIKTLLPVTDLPSYPSEDAVVAEASFQILKAMFPGEVPYLEQKLKEHKESRMWAGMNVASDIEAGSALGKAVGEKIMARAKTDGMGAANNQAKTAEMIANAKLIGISEPWVSQEFPPRAPMLPTYGFVKPWNFDAATVPTLRPTPPPAIGSAGFKKDMDELTSIAKNQTREQARIASFWSDGVGSYTPPGHWHRRAANLCHEKKFSEVRTARTLALLGTTLQDAGIACWDAKYYYYYPRPNQMDRKVKTSVGLPNFPSYTSGHSTFSGAAAELLAHIFPAEKQKLDAMANEASVSRIYGLIHYRFDCEAGLSSGHKVGEFAVARAKTDGAE
- a CDS encoding DUF819 family protein, yielding MIKNDAVVLGILMLILGGIFYTASLDTKSWKRFYSIIPPLLLCYFIPGLLNSFGVIDGAGSQLYPVVSKYFLPACLVFFTIGMDWKSLAKLGPKALIAMLTGTMGIMIGGPLALWIVGSISPQTVAGEGPDAVWRGLATVAGSWIGGGANQTALREVFKPSDVLFSQMVALDVLVAELWMAALIYGAGVASRVDKLLGANSALVEDVKLHMDSETRLNERNPQMKDYMFMAAVGFGATGLSHGLAELITPFLKANYPQLEKYSLTSNFFWVISIATLIGIALSVTPARKLEYSGASKLGSVFLYVLIATIGMQMDLGAVAGNLGLFAIGLIWISIHAVILIAVCKWLKIPFFFLAVGSQANVGGSASASVVAASFHPSLAPVGVLLAILGYAIGTYGGYLTALAMQFVSKSL
- a CDS encoding MBL fold metallo-hydrolase: MRITFLGTGTSQGIPVIACECAVCHSGDQHNNRLRASVLIETKGRTFVIDTGPDFRQQMLRADVKHLDAAIFTHQHKDHTAGLDDIRAFNHRQQKDMPLYGRPEVLNQIRSEFSYAFSETRYPGVPHFEMHPIENKPFDIAGVNVTPIEVMHHKLPVYGYRIGGFTYITDANFISEKEQEKIIGSEVLVLDTLQKEPHLSHFTLSQALELIEKLKIPKAYLTHISHKLGLHADIEQELPRNVRLAYDGLVLQTL
- a CDS encoding response regulator; this translates as MSYTKRVLIAEDSSVIQNLARKILEFQHYEITSVKNGEQVLQLLEKEDFDIILLDINMPVMDGMECARSIRKLPNEKKAKTPIVAITGNAKNYSEEDFKEAGFDDALMKPLNFDRLVEVVAHLTE
- a CDS encoding DUF1684 domain-containing protein; this translates as MFKNKVIRYSTIAMVIAILAYFMIENFSSANDPLAAVDPQQYKTKLLEERAAKDEQFRTAEDSPIANKESFHGLHYFDPNMTFRVIATISPYMNDDKEMIVKYTDGTEEKYEKYGYANFKIMGEDQKLLLLKNEGVISVLFRDATSGKQTYGGGRYIDYPAADIKNNMLVLDFNKAYNPYCVYQESYACPVPPAENKLTVPIEAGELIESAVHE
- the pheT gene encoding phenylalanine--tRNA ligase subunit beta, with product MKISYKWLKDLIEINETPEEIGKLLTATGLEVEAIEEIESVKGGLQGVVIGQVLTCEKHPEADRLSMTTVDVGGENPLSIVCGAANVAAGQKVVVATVGAVLYPTGSEQPLVLKKSKIRGALSEGMICAEDELGIGTSHDGILVLNTDAPNGTPASEYFGISSDYLIEIGLTPNRADAASHFGVARDLKAVLNRPITLPSVADFTATNQELVIPVEVRNQEAAPRFTGLTISGITVGESPEWLKTRLQTIGIRSINNIVDITNYVCHELGQPMHAYDAAKVKGGKVIVTTLAEGTPFVTLDGVERKLSSTDLMVCNAGDGVTPEPMCIAGVFGGLTSGVSAETTSIFLEAAYFSPAWVRKTAQRFSLKTDSSFRFERGTDPNMPLFALKRAALLIQQVAGGQVTSDIVDIYPGPIQDFRVEMKYRNINRLIGKTLETEQIKTILSDLDIRVENETEATFTAIVPPYRVDVQREADVIEEILRIYGFGQVELSESMSSDFLSDFPVNDPEKLRLRAAELLVGNGFNEMINNSLTKEEYQQTLGESLFGGPVKILNYLSEDLSVMRQTLLFSGLEVIAHNVNRRQRDLKLFEFGKTYHQTGEKYVEKERLSVFLTGNIRQENWIEKSREVTFHDLAAFVNQVLTSLKIKEVEKQEANQTIFKSGLTLLANKKPVVTLGLLHAAITKKLDIKAPVYFADFDWEYLLKQYNSAVEYKEVPKFPEVRRDLSVVVSKKITFEELKQIAYRTERQLLRSVNVFDVYEGANLEGKKSYSISFILQDEQQTLTDKVIDKSMQRLIGAYEREFEAVIRK